AGCCAGGAGAACGTCACCGGCACGGTGCGGATGAAGCTCTACAAAGGCCATGCGCTGGTGGTCGGCCGCAAGTCGCCCAAGTCGCTGTACTCGATGCAGCACGTCACCTTCGAGGAGGACGCCGGCGCCTACAACCAGCGCGACGCCGAGGGCTTCATCAAGCTCAACGCGCTGCGCCTGCGGCTGCGCGGCATCGGCCAGGGCGGGCCGAAGAAGGCCTGACGGGACGGCGGGCGGGGAAGCGCGGCATGCCGTTCGACCATCGCGACTTCCCCGGCGCGCCGCCGCCGCGCGAGCCGGCGATCAACCTGCCGCCGGTCACGCTGGCGCTGATCGTCTTCATGCTGGTGCTGCACGGGCTGCGCCAGCTGTTGTCGGACAAGCTCGACACCGAGCTGATCTTCACCTTCTCGATGATCCCCGCGCGCTTCACCGGCGCGGTGCCGACCGACATCGAATCGGTGGTCCTGGCACCGCTCACCCACATGGTGCTGCACGCCGACTGGCTGCATGTCGGCGTCAACGTCGCCACGCTCGCCGCCTTCGGCTCGCCGGTAGAGCGACTGCTCGGCACCTGGCGCTATGTGCTGCTGTTCGTCCTCGCCGGGCTGATCGGCGCGGCGCTGCACGTCGCCTTCTACCCGGCCGACATTTCGCCGATGCTGGGCGCGTCGGGCGCGATCAGCGGCTTGTTCGGCGCGCTGCTGATCGTGCTGCGCGCCGCCGGGCGGCTGACCGCCATGGTGCCCTTCACCATCCTGTGGCTCG
The window above is part of the Alphaproteobacteria bacterium genome. Proteins encoded here:
- a CDS encoding rhomboid family intramembrane serine protease, whose product is MPFDHRDFPGAPPPREPAINLPPVTLALIVFMLVLHGLRQLLSDKLDTELIFTFSMIPARFTGAVPTDIESVVLAPLTHMVLHADWLHVGVNVATLAAFGSPVERLLGTWRYVLLFVLAGLIGAALHVAFYPADISPMLGASGAISGLFGALLIVLRAAGRLTAMVPFTILWLALQVGLGLFTTTPSGDTIAWAGHIGGFLAGLLLFVPISRLRI